One region of Thiorhodovibrio frisius genomic DNA includes:
- a CDS encoding TRAP transporter substrate-binding protein, protein MIQDNSPSTRRPRGIARSALALVFGASVAFAAMAATAADDPIVIKFAHVVAENTPKGKMANKFKALVEEKLGDQVVVEVYPNSQLFGDDKVLEAMLLGDVQMAAPALSKFSRYTDVLALYDLPFLFQDLDAVDRFQQSEDGQAMLSAMSDKGLLGLGYLHNGMKQLSASTPLRVPEDASGLKFRIMASEVLEMQFKAVDAAPIKKPFSEVFTLLQTKAIDGQENTWSNIYSKKFYEVQPYITESNHGLLDYMVVTSDEFWSGLPDDVREQVKAALDEALVYGNQIARDKAVEDKQKIAESGRSEIIELTPEERAQWVEVMKPVWGQFEEEIGAELIEEAYSANQAD, encoded by the coding sequence ATGATTCAGGACAACAGTCCCAGCACCCGCCGCCCGCGTGGTATCGCGCGCTCCGCCCTGGCCCTGGTTTTTGGTGCCTCAGTGGCATTTGCTGCCATGGCCGCGACGGCCGCGGACGACCCCATCGTGATCAAGTTTGCCCATGTGGTGGCGGAAAATACGCCCAAGGGAAAAATGGCCAATAAGTTCAAGGCGCTGGTGGAGGAAAAGCTTGGCGATCAAGTGGTGGTCGAGGTCTATCCGAACTCCCAGTTGTTCGGTGATGACAAGGTGCTCGAGGCGATGTTGCTCGGAGACGTGCAGATGGCCGCTCCGGCGCTGTCGAAGTTCAGCCGCTACACCGACGTGCTGGCGCTCTATGATCTGCCTTTCTTGTTCCAGGATCTGGACGCGGTTGATCGCTTTCAGCAGAGCGAGGATGGCCAAGCCATGCTTTCTGCGATGTCAGACAAGGGGCTGCTCGGCCTTGGCTATCTGCACAATGGTATGAAGCAACTCTCGGCCAGCACGCCGTTGCGGGTGCCGGAGGATGCGTCGGGGCTGAAGTTCCGCATCATGGCCTCCGAAGTGCTCGAAATGCAGTTCAAGGCCGTTGATGCCGCGCCCATTAAAAAGCCCTTCTCCGAGGTCTTCACCCTGTTGCAGACCAAGGCCATCGACGGACAGGAAAATACCTGGTCGAACATCTACTCCAAGAAATTCTACGAGGTTCAACCCTATATCACCGAGTCCAACCACGGGCTGCTTGACTATATGGTGGTGACTTCCGATGAGTTCTGGAGTGGCTTGCCAGATGATGTGCGCGAGCAGGTCAAGGCTGCGCTCGACGAGGCCCTGGTCTACGGCAACCAGATCGCGCGTGACAAGGCGGTGGAAGACAAGCAGAAAATCGCCGAGTCTGGTCGCTCCGAGATCATCGAGCTGACACCAGAGGAACGTGCCCAGTGGGTGGAGGTGATGAAGCCCGTCTGGGGCCAGTTTGAGGAAGAAATTGGTGCCGAGTTGATCGAAGAGGCTTATAGCGCGAATCAGGCTGACTGA